The Streptococcus mitis genome has a segment encoding these proteins:
- a CDS encoding PBECR2 nuclease fold domain-containing protein, with amino-acid sequence MEHKKIGQVTDEVKEIFNIVLEASDIKVNKEGLRSHMLKRHHNDVIHHIEDLELILSNPDFVGVNPREKDASFEYVKRFDDNVLVAIKLHKSGDFFYVPTMYRLQDYKLQSRIKSGRLRKLDKKSR; translated from the coding sequence ATGGAACATAAAAAGATTGGTCAGGTTACTGACGAGGTAAAAGAAATTTTTAATATTGTTCTTGAAGCTAGTGATATCAAAGTTAACAAAGAAGGTTTAAGAAGTCATATGTTGAAACGGCATCATAATGATGTGATTCATCATATCGAAGACCTGGAACTTATACTAAGTAATCCAGATTTCGTTGGGGTCAATCCACGAGAGAAAGATGCTAGTTTTGAATATGTTAAAAGATTTGATGATAATGTTCTTGTTGCCATTAAGTTACATAAAAGTGGAGATTTCTTTTATGTTCCGACCATGTATCGTTTACAAGATTACAAGTTACAAAGTCGTATTAAGTCTGGTAGATTGAGAAAACTTGACAAAAAAAGTAGATAG
- a CDS encoding permease: MTAFQQLPSSVLQTGAIFLSIIIEALPFVLIGSIVSGLIEVYITPDKVYHFLPRNRWGRIFFGTFVGMLFPSCECGIVPIINRFLEKKVPSYTAVPFLVTAPVINPIVLFATYSAFGNSFHVALLRALGSILVAVILGIFLGFFWQEPIQKENRLACHEHDFSHLSPAKKVFQVFVQAIDEFFDTGRYLVFGCLFASVIQVYVPTRILTSISATPLFAILLLMLLAFLLSLCSEADAFIGASLLSSFGLAPVLAFLVIGPMLDIKNILMMKNYLKARFISHFITIVTLVVLVYSLLIGVIL, from the coding sequence ATGACTGCTTTCCAACAACTCCCGTCTAGTGTACTTCAGACTGGGGCTATTTTTCTCTCTATAATCATTGAAGCCCTACCCTTCGTTCTGATAGGAAGTATTGTTTCAGGACTGATTGAGGTTTATATCACACCTGACAAGGTTTATCATTTTCTCCCTCGAAATCGTTGGGGGAGAATCTTTTTTGGGACCTTTGTCGGGATGCTTTTTCCCTCTTGTGAATGTGGGATTGTCCCCATTATCAATCGTTTTCTGGAAAAAAAGGTTCCCAGTTACACGGCAGTTCCCTTTCTCGTAACAGCACCTGTCATCAATCCCATTGTTCTCTTTGCGACTTATTCTGCCTTTGGCAACTCCTTCCATGTCGCTCTGTTACGAGCTCTTGGTTCCATTCTTGTAGCTGTAATACTTGGGATTTTTCTAGGATTTTTCTGGCAAGAACCGATTCAAAAAGAAAATCGTTTGGCCTGTCATGAGCATGATTTTTCTCACTTGAGTCCTGCAAAGAAAGTTTTTCAAGTCTTTGTGCAAGCTATTGATGAGTTTTTTGATACGGGGCGTTATTTGGTATTTGGCTGTCTCTTCGCCTCTGTTATACAGGTCTATGTTCCGACACGGATTCTGACCTCTATCAGTGCAACCCCTCTTTTTGCCATCCTACTCTTGATGCTTTTGGCCTTTCTTCTCTCTCTCTGCAGTGAGGCGGATGCCTTTATCGGTGCTTCTCTTCTCTCAAGTTTCGGCTTGGCACCAGTTCTGGCCTTTCTCGTCATTGGTCCAATGCTGGATATCAAAAATATTCTCATGATGAAAAATTACTTGAAAGCACGATTTATCAGTCACTTCATTACGATTGTGACACTCGTTGTCTTAGTATATTCTCTCTTGATTGGAGTCATTCTATGA
- a CDS encoding ABC transporter ATP-binding protein, whose protein sequence is MTLLDVKHVQKIYKTRFQGNQVEALKDIHFTVEKGDYVAIMGESGSGKSTLLNILAMLDKPSRGQVYLNGTDTATIKNSQASSFRREKLGFVFQDFNLLDTLSVKDNILLPLVLSRRPITEMMKKLVVTAENLGINQLQEKYPYEISGGQKQRVAVARAIITEPEILLADEPTGALDSKSSAALLDVFDEINERGQTILMVTHSTAAASRAKRVLFIKDGILYNQIYRGEKTERQMFQEISDTLTVMASEVN, encoded by the coding sequence ATGACACTTTTAGATGTAAAACACGTTCAAAAAATTTATAAAACTCGTTTTCAGGGCAACCAAGTAGAAGCCCTCAAGGATATTCACTTTACCGTCGAAAAAGGCGATTACGTCGCTATCATGGGTGAGTCTGGTTCTGGTAAATCAACTCTTCTCAATATTCTAGCTATGCTGGATAAACCAAGTCGTGGGCAGGTTTACTTAAATGGAACGGACACCGCAACCATTAAAAATTCACAAGCCTCTAGCTTCCGTCGTGAAAAGCTAGGATTTGTCTTCCAAGACTTTAACTTGCTAGATACTCTATCTGTTAAGGATAATATCTTGCTTCCACTTGTCTTGTCAAGAAGACCTATTACGGAGATGATGAAGAAATTGGTGGTGACAGCTGAGAATCTGGGAATCAACCAATTACAAGAGAAGTACCCTTACGAGATTTCAGGAGGGCAGAAACAGCGTGTAGCAGTAGCTCGTGCCATCATCACAGAACCTGAAATTCTCCTTGCGGATGAGCCAACAGGCGCCCTTGACTCCAAGTCATCTGCAGCTCTACTGGATGTTTTTGATGAAATCAATGAGCGTGGACAAACCATTCTTATGGTAACCCACTCAACAGCAGCAGCTAGCAGAGCTAAACGTGTACTCTTTATCAAAGACGGCATTCTTTACAACCAAATCTACCGTGGAGAGAAGACAGAACGTCAGATGTTCCAAGAAATCTCTGATACCTTGACTGTCATGGCAAGCGAGGTGAATTAG
- a CDS encoding Tex family protein has translation MDKKYEKISQDLGVTLKQIDTVLSLTAEGATIPFIARYRKDMTGSLDEVAIKAIIDLDKSLTNLNDRKEAVLAKIQEQGKLTKELEEAILAAEKLADVEELYLPYKEKRRTKATIAREAGLFPLARLILQNVTDLEKEAEKFVCEGFATGKEALAGAVDILVEALSEDVALRSMTYQEVLRHSKLTSQVKDESLDEKQVFQIYYDFSETVGNMQGYRTLALNRGEKLGVLKVGFEHETDRILAFFAARFKVKNTYIDEVIQQSVKKKVLPAIERRIRTELTEKAEEGAIQLFSDNLRNLLLVAPLKGRVVLGFDPAFRTGAKLAVVDATGKMLTTQVIYPVKPASARQIEEAKKDLADLIGQYGVEIIAIGNGTASRESEAFVAEVLKDFPEVSYVIVNESGASVYSASELARQEFPDLTVEKRSAISIARRLQDPLAELVKIDPKSIGVGQYQHDVSQKKLSESLDFVVETVVNQVGVNINTASPALLSHVAGLNKTISENIVKYREEEGKITSRAQIKKVPRLGAKAFEQAAGFLRIPESSNILDNTGVHPENYAAVKELFKLLDITDLNEEDQSKLKSLSVKEMAQELDLGPETLKDIIADLLKPGRDFRDSFDAPVLRQDVLDIKDLVVGQKLEGVVRNVVDFGAFVDIGIHEDGLIHISHMSRKFIKHPSQVVSVGDLVTVWVKKIDTEREKVNLSLLAPNETD, from the coding sequence ATGGATAAAAAATATGAAAAAATCTCCCAGGATTTGGGAGTGACGTTAAAGCAAATTGATACTGTTCTAAGTTTGACAGCAGAAGGGGCGACTATTCCCTTTATCGCTCGTTATCGCAAGGACATGACTGGTAGTTTGGATGAGGTGGCAATTAAGGCCATTATCGACTTGGATAAAAGCCTGACCAATCTCAACGACCGCAAGGAAGCTGTCTTGGCTAAGATTCAAGAACAAGGCAAGTTGACCAAGGAGTTGGAAGAAGCTATCTTAGCTGCCGAAAAATTAGCTGATGTAGAAGAACTCTATCTTCCATACAAGGAAAAGCGTCGGACCAAGGCAACTATTGCCCGTGAAGCAGGACTCTTCCCACTTGCTCGCTTGATTTTGCAGAATGTAACTGACTTAGAGAAGGAAGCAGAAAAGTTCGTCTGTGAAGGATTTGCGACTGGTAAGGAAGCCTTGGCTGGTGCAGTTGATATCTTGGTCGAAGCCTTATCGGAAGATGTGGCCTTGCGTTCCATGACTTATCAGGAGGTGCTGAGACACTCTAAACTCACTTCTCAAGTCAAGGATGAAAGTCTTGATGAAAAGCAGGTTTTTCAGATTTATTATGATTTTTCAGAGACGGTTGGGAATATGCAAGGCTATCGTACCTTGGCCCTCAATCGTGGGGAGAAGCTAGGTGTCTTGAAGGTCGGTTTTGAACATGAAACGGACCGTATTCTTGCCTTCTTTGCTGCTCGTTTCAAGGTAAAAAATACCTATATTGATGAAGTTATTCAACAGTCAGTTAAGAAAAAAGTTTTGCCTGCTATCGAGCGTCGTATTCGGACAGAATTGACCGAGAAGGCAGAAGAAGGAGCTATCCAACTCTTTTCTGACAACCTGCGCAATCTTCTCTTGGTTGCTCCGCTGAAAGGGCGCGTGGTTCTTGGATTTGACCCTGCCTTTCGTACAGGTGCCAAGCTGGCTGTCGTGGATGCGACGGGGAAAATGCTGACGACTCAGGTCATTTATCCTGTCAAACCAGCATCAGCTCGTCAAATAGAAGAAGCCAAGAAAGATTTGGCAGACTTGATTGGTCAATACGGCGTGGAAATTATTGCCATTGGAAATGGAACGGCTAGTCGTGAAAGCGAAGCCTTTGTGGCGGAAGTTCTGAAAGATTTTCCTGAAGTCAGCTATGTTATCGTCAATGAAAGTGGTGCTTCGGTCTATTCTGCCAGTGAACTTGCTCGTCAGGAGTTTCCAGACTTGACCGTTGAAAAACGCTCTGCTATTTCTATCGCCCGTCGTTTGCAAGATCCTCTTGCGGAATTGGTCAAAATCGATCCTAAGTCAATTGGTGTCGGTCAATACCAGCACGATGTCAGTCAGAAGAAACTGTCTGAAAGTCTGGACTTTGTCGTAGAAACTGTAGTTAACCAAGTCGGTGTTAATATTAATACGGCCAGCCCAGCTCTTCTTTCCCATGTCGCTGGACTCAATAAAACTATCTCTGAAAATATTGTCAAATACCGTGAGGAAGAAGGGAAAATCACTTCACGCGCGCAAATCAAGAAAGTTCCTCGTCTGGGAGCCAAGGCCTTTGAACAGGCAGCTGGTTTCCTTCGTATCCCTGAAAGTAGCAATATCCTTGATAATACAGGAGTTCACCCAGAAAATTACGCTGCCGTTAAGGAACTTTTCAAACTTTTGGACATTACAGACTTGAATGAAGAAGACCAAAGTAAACTCAAGTCCCTTTCAGTCAAGGAAATGGCGCAAGAACTAGACCTTGGTCCAGAAACCCTTAAAGATATCATTGCAGACCTTCTCAAACCAGGTCGAGATTTCCGTGACTCTTTTGATGCTCCAGTTCTCCGTCAAGATGTACTGGATATCAAGGATCTTGTTGTCGGACAGAAGCTGGAAGGTGTGGTGCGTAATGTCGTTGACTTCGGTGCCTTCGTTGATATCGGGATTCACGAGGACGGTTTGATTCATATTTCCCACATGAGTCGCAAATTTATCAAACATCCCAGCCAAGTGGTATCCGTTGGTGATTTGGTGACAGTCTGGGTCAAGAAAATCGATACTGAACGTGAAAAAGTCAATCTGTCGCTCCTCGCTCCAAATGAAACTGACTGA
- a CDS encoding PspC domain-containing protein: protein MNSKFYKMRRNRMISGVLAGLSDKWNFDVTLVRFLFAIFTVANFGLGVIIYIILASIMPTKEDIEAEMYGTGPRKRKEAQAIDDNEGWFW, encoded by the coding sequence ATGAACAGTAAATTTTATAAAATGAGACGAAATCGCATGATTTCAGGAGTTCTGGCAGGTCTGTCAGACAAGTGGAACTTTGATGTTACCCTTGTTCGTTTTCTGTTTGCCATTTTTACAGTCGCAAATTTTGGACTTGGTGTGATTATCTATATCATCCTAGCTTCTATCATGCCAACCAAGGAAGACATCGAAGCAGAAATGTACGGAACAGGCCCACGTAAACGCAAAGAAGCCCAAGCCATTGACGATAATGAAGGCTGGTTTTGGTGA
- a CDS encoding SprT family protein, with product MKLTDYVKQVSLEDFGRPFIHQAQWNSRLRSTGGRFFPKDGHLDFNPKVYQKLGLDVFRKIVRHELCHYHLYFQGKGYQHKDRDFKELLKAVDGLRFVPSLTNSHSKPLKLYRCQSCHQRYHRKRRIDTKRYRCGLCRGKLLLINQPED from the coding sequence ATGAAACTGACTGATTACGTCAAACAGGTTTCGCTAGAAGACTTCGGCAGACCTTTTATCCATCAAGCTCAGTGGAATTCTCGTCTACGTTCGACAGGTGGGCGATTTTTCCCAAAAGATGGGCATTTGGATTTTAATCCCAAGGTTTATCAGAAACTGGGTCTGGATGTTTTTAGGAAAATTGTCCGACATGAACTCTGTCATTATCACCTCTATTTTCAAGGGAAGGGTTATCAACACAAGGATCGGGATTTTAAGGAACTGTTGAAAGCAGTGGATGGATTACGTTTTGTGCCCTCCTTGACAAATAGCCACTCCAAACCACTCAAGCTCTATCGTTGCCAATCCTGCCACCAAAGGTATCATCGCAAGCGAAGGATTGATACCAAACGCTATCGCTGTGGACTTTGTCGAGGTAAATTGCTACTGATAAATCAGCCTGAGGACTGA
- a CDS encoding Cof-type HAD-IIB family hydrolase, with protein MIKLVATDMDGTFLDGNGCFDMDRLKSLLVSYKEKGIYFAVASGRGFLSLEKLFADVRDDIIFIAENGSLVEYQGQDLYEATMSRDFYLTTFEMLKMSPYVDINKLLLTGKKGSYVLDTVDETYLKVSQHYNENIQKVASLEDITDDIFKFTTNFTEETLEAGEAWVNEHVPGVKAMTTGFESIDIVLDYVDKGVAIVELAKKLGITMDQVMAFGDNLNDLHMMQVVGHPVAPENARPEILELAETVIGHHKDQSVIAYMEGL; from the coding sequence ATGATTAAGCTAGTAGCAACGGATATGGACGGAACCTTCCTAGATGGGAATGGATGCTTTGATATGGACCGCCTCAAGTCTCTCTTGGTTTCCTACAAGGAAAAAGGGATTTACTTTGCGGTAGCTTCAGGGCGCGGATTTCTATCCTTAGAAAAATTATTTGCTGATGTTCGTGATGACATTATTTTTATCGCGGAAAATGGCAGTTTGGTCGAATATCAAGGTCAGGACTTGTATGAAGCGACCATGTCTCGTGACTTTTATCTGACGACTTTTGAAATGCTGAAAATGTCACCTTATGTAGATATCAATAAACTGCTCTTGACGGGTAAGAAGGGTTCTTATGTGTTAGATACGGTTGATGAGACCTATTTGAAAGTGAGCCAGCACTATAATGAAAATATCCAAAAAGTAGCGAGTTTGGAAGATATCACAGATGACATTTTCAAATTTACAACCAACTTCACAGAAGAAACGCTGGAAGCTGGTGAAGCTTGGGTCAATGAACATGTTCCTGGTGTTAAGGCCATGACAACTGGCTTTGAATCTATTGATATTGTTCTGGACTATGTCGATAAGGGAGTGGCTATTGTTGAATTAGCTAAAAAACTTGGTATCACAATGGATCAGGTCATGGCGTTTGGAGACAATCTAAATGACTTGCATATGATGCAGGTTGTGGGACATCCTGTAGCTCCTGAAAATGCACGACCAGAAATTTTAGAATTAGCAGAGACTGTGATTGGTCACCATAAGGACCAGTCGGTTATAGCTTATATGGAGGGCTTATAA
- the ftsY gene encoding signal recognition particle-docking protein FtsY: MGLFDRLFGKKEEPKIEEVVKEALENLDLSEDVEPALTEAEELPHEEAEVESSEEAVFKEDENQETVEENNNLEPVVKVPQEEIEELPNSEEVPDEEKLEYEGTVEENSSKVFEPERLQSEETVQEKYDRSLKKTRTGFGARLNAFFANFRSVDEEFFEELEELLIMSDVGVQVASNLTEELRYEAKLENAKKPDVLRSVIIEKLVELYEKDGNYDEQIHFQDGLTVMLFVGVNGVGKTTSIGKLANRYKQAGKKVMLVAADTFRAGAVAQLAEWGRRVDVPVVTGPEKADPASVVFDGMERAVAEDIDILMIDTAGRLQNKDNLMAELEKIGRIIKRVVPEAPHETFLALDASTGQNALVQAKEFSKITPLTGIVLTKIDGTARGGVVLAIREELNIPVKLIGFGEKIDDIGEFNSENFMKGLLEGLI; encoded by the coding sequence ATGGGATTATTTGACCGTCTATTCGGAAAAAAAGAAGAACCTAAAATCGAAGAAGTTGTAAAAGAAGCTCTGGAAAATCTTGATTTGTCTGAAGATGTTGAGCCAGCCTTAACAGAAGCTGAGGAACTTCCTCATGAAGAAGCAGAAGTTGAAAGTTCTGAAGAAGCTGTGTTTAAAGAAGACGAAAATCAAGAGACAGTTGAAGAAAATAACAATTTAGAGCCAGTTGTAAAAGTTCCTCAAGAAGAAATAGAAGAATTACCAAACTCAGAAGAAGTCCCAGATGAAGAGAAGCTTGAGTACGAAGGAACTGTAGAAGAAAATAGTTCTAAAGTGTTTGAACCAGAAAGGCTTCAATCAGAAGAAACTGTTCAGGAAAAATATGACCGCAGTCTTAAGAAAACTCGTACAGGATTTGGTGCTCGTTTAAATGCTTTCTTTGCTAATTTCCGCTCTGTTGACGAAGAATTCTTCGAGGAACTGGAAGAACTGCTGATTATGAGTGACGTTGGTGTTCAAGTCGCTTCTAACTTAACAGAAGAGCTTCGCTATGAAGCTAAACTCGAAAACGCTAAGAAGCCTGATGTACTTCGCAGTGTCATTATCGAGAAATTGGTTGAACTCTATGAAAAGGATGGCAACTACGATGAACAAATCCATTTCCAAGATGGTTTGACAGTTATGCTCTTTGTTGGAGTTAATGGTGTCGGGAAAACAACTTCTATCGGGAAACTAGCCAACCGCTACAAACAAGCTGGTAAGAAGGTCATGCTTGTTGCGGCAGATACCTTCCGTGCAGGGGCGGTAGCCCAGCTAGCTGAATGGGGTCGACGAGTAGATGTTCCAGTAGTGACTGGACCTGAGAAAGCTGACCCAGCCAGTGTGGTCTTTGATGGCATGGAACGTGCTGTGGCTGAAGATATCGATATTCTCATGATTGATACTGCAGGTCGTCTACAAAACAAGGACAACCTTATGGCTGAGTTGGAAAAGATTGGTCGTATCATCAAACGTGTTGTGCCAGAAGCACCGCATGAAACCTTCTTAGCACTTGATGCATCAACAGGTCAAAACGCTCTTGTGCAGGCCAAAGAATTTTCGAAAATTACCCCTTTGACAGGAATAGTCTTGACCAAGATTGATGGAACGGCTCGAGGTGGTGTTGTTTTAGCCATCCGTGAAG
- a CDS encoding VIT1/CCC1 transporter family protein — MSETNHEIDSNFAGRLNILRAGVLGANDGIISIAGVVIGVASATSNIWIIFLSGFAAILAGAFSMAGGEYVSVSTQKDTEEAAVAREKLLLDQDMELAKKSLYAAYIQNGECETSAQLLTNKAFLNNPLKALVEEKYGIEYEEFTNPWHAAISSFISFFLGSLPPMLSITVFPSGYRIPVTVLIVGVALLLTGYTSARLGKAPTKTAMIRNLAIGLLTMGVTFLLGQLFSI; from the coding sequence ATGTCAGAAACAAATCACGAAATCGATTCAAATTTTGCAGGTCGTTTAAATATCCTGCGTGCAGGTGTTCTTGGTGCCAATGATGGGATTATTTCCATTGCTGGTGTGGTTATCGGGGTTGCCAGTGCCACTAGCAATATCTGGATTATCTTTTTATCAGGTTTTGCGGCTATTTTAGCTGGTGCCTTTTCAATGGCTGGTGGAGAATATGTATCCGTTTCAACTCAAAAAGATACCGAGGAAGCAGCCGTTGCGCGTGAGAAACTCTTGCTAGACCAAGATATGGAACTAGCCAAAAAGTCCCTCTATGCTGCCTATATCCAAAATGGAGAATGCGAAACCTCTGCTCAACTTTTGACCAACAAGGCCTTTTTAAATAATCCTCTCAAGGCTTTGGTAGAGGAAAAATATGGGATTGAGTATGAAGAATTTACCAATCCTTGGCATGCTGCTATCTCTAGCTTTATTTCTTTTTTCCTTGGTAGCTTACCACCAATGCTTTCAATTACCGTTTTCCCAAGTGGTTACCGCATCCCTGTTACTGTCCTTATCGTCGGTGTGGCCCTTCTTCTCACTGGTTACACTAGTGCCAGACTTGGAAAAGCCCCAACCAAAACAGCTATGATTCGGAACCTTGCTATTGGTCTCTTAACTATGGGAGTTACCTTCTTGCTAGGACAACTTTTCAGCATTTAG
- a CDS encoding Cof-type HAD-IIB family hydrolase, which translates to MADIKLIALDLDGTLLTTDKRLTDRTKATLKAARDRGIKVVLTTGRPLKAMDFFLHELGTNGREDEYTITFNGGLVQKNTGEILDKTVFSYDDVSRLYEETEKLSLPLDAISEGTVYQIQSDQESLYAKFNPALTFVPVDFADLSSQMTYNKCVTAFAQEPLDAAIQKISPELFDQYEIFKSREMLLEWSPKNVHKATGLAKLISHLGIDQSQVMACGDEANDLSMIEWAGLGVAMQNAVPEVKAVANVVTPMTNDEEAVAWAIEEYVLKEN; encoded by the coding sequence ATGGCAGATATAAAATTGATTGCATTGGACTTGGACGGGACCTTGCTGACTACTGATAAAAGGCTGACGGATCGAACCAAGGCAACCTTGAAAGCTGCGCGTGATCGTGGTATCAAGGTCGTATTGACAACTGGTCGTCCCTTAAAAGCTATGGATTTCTTTCTCCATGAGCTAGGGACTAATGGTCGGGAAGATGAGTATACCATTACTTTTAATGGTGGTTTGGTTCAGAAAAATACAGGTGAAATCCTTGATAAGACAGTTTTTTCATATGATGATGTGTCACGCTTGTATGAGGAAACAGAGAAATTATCACTTCCTCTTGATGCTATCTCAGAAGGAACTGTTTATCAGATTCAATCCGACCAAGAAAGTCTTTATGCCAAATTCAATCCAGCTTTGACTTTTGTTCCAGTGGACTTTGCAGACTTATCTAGTCAAATGACTTATAATAAATGTGTGACTGCCTTTGCTCAAGAACCCTTGGATGCAGCCATTCAGAAGATTTCTCCAGAATTGTTTGACCAATATGAAATCTTTAAATCACGTGAAATGTTGCTAGAGTGGTCACCAAAGAATGTTCATAAAGCAACAGGTTTAGCAAAACTAATCAGCCATCTTGGAATTGACCAAAGCCAAGTTATGGCCTGTGGTGACGAGGCCAATGACCTATCTATGATTGAGTGGGCAGGGCTCGGTGTTGCCATGCAAAACGCTGTTCCTGAAGTCAAGGCAGTCGCAAATGTAGTGACTCCAATGACCAATGATGAAGAGGCTGTCGCCTGGGCTATCGAAGAATATGTGCTAAAGGAGAACTAA
- a CDS encoding ABC transporter permease: protein MFRLTNKLAVSNLIKNRKLYYPFALAVLLAVTVTYLFYSLTFNPKISEIRGGTTIQATLGFGMFVVTLASAIIVLYANSFVMKNRSKELGIYGMLGLEKRHLISMTFKELVVFGILTVGAGIGIGALFDKLIFAFLLKLMKLKVELVATFQMNVVIAVLVVFGLIFLGLMFLNALRIARMNALQLSREKASGEKKGRFLPLQTILGSISLGIGYYLSLTVKDPLTALTTFFLAVLLVIFGTYLLFNAGITVFLQILKKNKKYYYQPNNLISVSNLIFRMKKNAVGLATIAILSTMVLVTMSAATSIFNASESFKKVLNPHDFGVSGQNVEKEDLDKLLSQFASDKGYKIKEKEVLRYAYFGVANQEGSKLTLFEKGQNRVQPTTVFMVFDQKDYENMTGQKLSLSGNEVGLFAKNEGVKEQKALTLNDHQFSVKEEFTKDFIVNHVPNQFNILTADYNYLVVPNLQAFLDQFPDSAIYNQFYGGMNVNANEEEQLKVAEEYDKYLNQFNAQLNTEGSYVYGSNLADASAQMSALFGGVFFIGIFLSIIFMVGTVLVIYYKQISEGYEDRERFIILQKVGLDQKQIKQTINKQVLTVFFLPLLFAFLHLAFAYHMLSLILKVIGVLDATMMLTVTLSICAVFLIAYVLIFMITSRSYRKIVQM, encoded by the coding sequence ATGTTTCGATTAACCAATAAGTTAGCGGTATCGAACTTGATTAAAAACCGCAAACTCTACTATCCTTTTGCGCTGGCTGTTCTCTTGGCAGTCACCGTCACCTATCTCTTTTACTCCTTAACCTTCAATCCCAAGATTTCGGAAATCCGTGGAGGGACAACCATTCAAGCTACTCTAGGATTTGGTATGTTTGTCGTCACCCTTGCGTCAGCCATTATCGTCCTCTATGCCAATAGTTTTGTCATGAAGAACCGTTCCAAGGAACTAGGAATTTATGGCATGTTGGGCTTGGAGAAGCGTCATCTAATCAGTATGACCTTTAAGGAGTTAGTGGTATTTGGGATTCTAACTGTTGGAGCGGGTATCGGTATTGGAGCCTTGTTTGACAAGTTAATTTTCGCTTTCTTGCTCAAACTGATGAAATTGAAGGTTGAGCTGGTCGCTACCTTCCAAATGAATGTTGTCATTGCAGTACTTGTTGTCTTTGGTTTGATTTTCCTAGGCCTCATGTTCCTGAATGCCCTTCGAATTGCCCGTATGAATGCCCTCCAGCTCTCTCGTGAGAAAGCAAGCGGAGAGAAAAAAGGTCGTTTCCTACCTCTCCAAACTATTCTTGGTTCCATAAGTTTAGGGATTGGATATTATCTTTCCCTTACTGTAAAAGATCCTCTTACAGCCTTAACAACTTTCTTCCTAGCTGTTTTGCTGGTTATTTTTGGAACCTATCTCTTGTTCAATGCAGGTATTACCGTTTTCCTCCAAATCTTAAAGAAAAATAAGAAATACTATTACCAGCCCAATAACCTTATCTCAGTGTCTAACTTGATTTTCCGTATGAAGAAAAATGCGGTTGGACTAGCAACTATCGCAATTTTGTCAACAATGGTTTTGGTAACCATGTCAGCAGCGACTAGTATTTTCAATGCCTCAGAAAGCTTTAAAAAAGTTCTAAATCCTCATGATTTTGGGGTTTCAGGGCAAAATGTTGAAAAAGAAGACTTGGACAAACTCTTGAGCCAGTTTGCAAGTGATAAAGGTTATAAGATTAAAGAGAAAGAAGTGCTTCGTTACGCTTACTTTGGTGTTGCAAACCAAGAAGGTAGCAAGTTAACCCTTTTTGAAAAAGGACAAAATCGTGTCCAACCCACAACAGTTTTCATGGTATTTGACCAAAAAGATTATGAAAATATGACTGGCCAAAAATTGTCTCTATCAGGAAATGAGGTCGGACTCTTTGCAAAGAATGAGGGAGTTAAAGAACAGAAAGCTCTAACTCTAAATGATCATCAATTTTCTGTCAAAGAAGAATTTACTAAAGATTTCATTGTAAACCATGTTCCAAATCAGTTTAATATTTTGACTGCTGATTACAATTACCTTGTTGTACCTAATTTACAAGCCTTTTTGGATCAATTCCCAGATTCGGCTATCTATAATCAGTTTTACGGTGGTATGAATGTAAATGCCAACGAAGAAGAACAACTCAAGGTCGCTGAAGAATATGATAAATACCTCAACCAGTTTAATGCTCAATTAAACACGGAAGGTAGCTATGTGTATGGTAGCAATCTAGCAGATGCTAGTGCTCAAATGAGTGCCCTCTTTGGTGGTGTCTTCTTTATCGGTATTTTCCTATCCATTATCTTTATGGTCGGAACGGTTCTGGTCATCTACTACAAACAAATTTCTGAAGGCTATGAAGACCGTGAACGCTTTATTATCTTGCAGAAAGTCGGTTTAGATCAAAAGCAAATCAAGCAAACCATCAACAAACAGGTTTTAACTGTTTTCTTCCTCCCTTTGCTCTTTGCTTTCCTACACCTAGCCTTTGCCTATCATATGCTTAGCCTGATTCTTAAAGTGATAGGTGTACTGGATGCGACTATGATGTTGACAGTGACTTTGTCTATCTGCGCTGTCTTCCTCATCGCCTATGTGCTGATTTTCATGATTACTTCAAGAAGTTATCGCAAGATTGTGCAAATGTAA
- a CDS encoding SPJ_0845 family protein: protein MAVKFTKRDDLDKMFEEFAKLPDLKQVTFPDDKEKKAKAEKKN from the coding sequence ATGGCTGTAAAATTTACAAAACGAGACGACTTGGACAAGATGTTTGAAGAGTTTGCTAAACTCCCAGATTTGAAGCAGGTCACTTTCCCTGATGACAAAGAGAAAAAAGCCAAAGCAGAAAAGAAAAACTAG